DNA sequence from the Actinacidiphila yeochonensis CN732 genome:
ACCCTTCCCGGCGAGCGCGTGGTGGCCCGGGTCACCGAGGGCGAGGAGGGGGCCCGCTTCCTGCGCGCCGACGCCGTACGCGTGCTCCAGCCCGCCAAGGACCGCGTCGAGGCACCGTGCCGTTTCTCCGGCCCCGGCCGCTGCGGCGGCTGCGACTGGCAGCACGTCACCCCCGGCGGGCAGCGCCGGCTGAAGGCCGCCGTCCTCACCGAGCAGCTGGCCCGGCTGGCCGGCCTCACACCGGAGGAGGCGGGCTGGGACGGCACCATCGTGCCCGCCCCCGGCGACAAGGTCGCCAAGGACGCCGGCGGCACCGGCGTACCCGAGTGGCGCACCCGGGTCCAGTACGCCGTGGACGAGGAGGGCCGCGCGGGGCTGCGCCGCCACCGTTCGCACGAGGTCGAGGTGGTGGACCGCTGCCTCATCGCCGCCCCGGGCGTCACCGAGCTGGGCGTCGAGGCCCGCACCTGGCCGCAGATGGCGACCGTCGAGGCCATCGCCGCGACCGGCTCCCACGACCGGCAGGTCATCCTCACCCCCCGCCCGGGGGGCCGGCTGCCGATCGTCGAGCTGGACCGGCCGGTCTCGGTCCAGCGCGTCGGCGAACGGGACCACGCGGTGCACCGGGTGCACGGCCGTCCGTTCGTCCGCGAGCGCGCCGCCGGCCGCACCTGGCGGGTGGGCGACGGCGGCTTCTGGCAGGTCCACCCCAAGGCGCCCGACATGCTGGTGGAGGCCGTCATGCAGGGCCTGATGCCCCGCAAGGGCGACATGGCCCTCGACCTGTACTGCGGCGTCGGCCTCTTCGCGGGCGCGCTGGCCGAGCGCGTCGGCGAACGCGGGGCCGTCCTCGGCATCGAGTCCGCCCGCCGCGCGGTCGAGGACGCCCGGCACAACCTCCAGGACCTGGAACGGGTCCGCATCGAGCACGGCAAGGTCGAGCAGGTCCTGCCGCGCACCCGGATCAACGAGGCCGACCTCGTGGTGCTCGACCCGCCCCGCACCGGTGCCGGCCGCGCCACCGTCCGCCTGCTCGCCCCCCTCGGCGCCCGCCGCATCGCCTACGTCGCCTGCGACCCGGCCGCCCTCGCCCGCGACCTCTCCTTCTTCGCCGAGGAGGGCTACCGCCCGATCTCCCTGCGGGCCTTCGAC
Encoded proteins:
- a CDS encoding class I SAM-dependent RNA methyltransferase, with the translated sequence MQPETAPSLVGREYEVEVGPVAHGGHCVARTDEGQVLFVRHTLPGERVVARVTEGEEGARFLRADAVRVLQPAKDRVEAPCRFSGPGRCGGCDWQHVTPGGQRRLKAAVLTEQLARLAGLTPEEAGWDGTIVPAPGDKVAKDAGGTGVPEWRTRVQYAVDEEGRAGLRRHRSHEVEVVDRCLIAAPGVTELGVEARTWPQMATVEAIAATGSHDRQVILTPRPGGRLPIVELDRPVSVQRVGERDHAVHRVHGRPFVRERAAGRTWRVGDGGFWQVHPKAPDMLVEAVMQGLMPRKGDMALDLYCGVGLFAGALAERVGERGAVLGIESARRAVEDARHNLQDLERVRIEHGKVEQVLPRTRINEADLVVLDPPRTGAGRATVRLLAPLGARRIAYVACDPAALARDLSFFAEEGYRPISLRAFDLFPMTHHMECVAILAPVAKGA